One stretch of Rhinatrema bivittatum chromosome 8, aRhiBiv1.1, whole genome shotgun sequence DNA includes these proteins:
- the PIGW gene encoding phosphatidylinositol-glycan biosynthesis class W protein: MSDKVLKEVFVSNLNGTSVTEITVGSTVPPLCMLFRGLLLISYHLQHGEPSRSWRINLLVDFLLLVVPLVLSCTILADILFLVPFTIATLAFTLLYKIYRAKNNNIKAPFQKIIKTFQERNLDSKSLPSVTSLRVFTNLLTTISILAVDFPLFPRRYAKTETYGTGVMDFGVGAFIFANALVSPEARQRHGLLMSKFPIVARQLLSVWPLIFLGLGRLISVKAIGYHEHVSEYGMHWNFFFTLAVVRVVASLLLMVFPVNKSWLIAAVTGIFYQLILETTKLKMFILHGSDARGSRLGFLNANREGIFSLFGYVTIYMVGVQVGLYALKKRSLVKDWIQVTCLLLLTSFILFTFFHLLCTFVEPASRRMANLTFCIWILGQCLSFFSFILLSDLILVFAKHLVNKCNIPCSWNLLNPANTSSEKYDSEKVSPKEGIKVPNICLIDAVARNQLLFFLQSNVITGVVNMSIDTIHSGTSFSLAVLLLYMFCNCLIIYFLHIKNITLKFW, from the coding sequence ATGTCAGACAAGGTGCTCAAGGAAGTCTTTGTCAGTAACCTGAATGGAACTAGCGTGACAGAAATCACTGTGGGTTCAACTGTGCCTCCACTCTGCATGCTTTTCAGAGGGCTGCTGTTGATTTCATATCATCTGCAACATGGAGAACCTTCACGTTCATGGAGAATTAATTTGCTGGTAGACTTTCTTCTGCTGGTGGTTCCTCTTGTCTTGAGCTGCACAATTTTAGCTGACATCCTTTTCCTTGTGCCCTTTACCATTGCTACACTGGCATTCACATTGTTATATAAAATCTACAGGGCAAAAAACAACAATATTAAAGCGCCATTTCAAAAAATTATCAAAACCTTTCAGGAAAGAAACTTAGATTCTAAGTCTCTCCCATCAGTAACCTCATTGCGTGTTTTTACTAATTTATTAACCACCATCTCCATTTTGGCTGTGGATTTCCCATTGTTTCCCAGGCGCTATGCTAAAACGGAGACATACGGGACAGGGGTCATGGATTTTGGAGTGGGTGCATTTATTTTTGCCAATGCTCTCGTTTCTCCTGAAGCTAGACAAAGACATGGTTTGTTGATGTCCAAATTCCCCATTGTGGCCAGGCAACTGTTGTCTGTTTGGCCATTAATTTTTCTGGGACTAGGGCGATTAATCAGTGTTAAAGCCATAGGGTACCATGAACATGTCAGTGAGTATGGCATGCActggaacttttttttcactttagcAGTTGTACGAGTGGTGGCATCACTGCTTTTGATGGTCTTTCCAGTAAATAAGTCTTGGCTTATCGCAGCAGTTACTGGCATATTTTATCAGCTGATTCTTGAAACGACTAAACTGAAGATGTTCATTCTGCATGGAAGTGATGCTAGAGGCTCAAGACTTGGTTTTTTAAATGCAAACAGAGAGGGAATATTCTCACTGTTTGGATATGTGACTATTTATATGGTTGGTGTGCAGGTGGGTCTGTATGCGCTAAAGAAGCGATCCTTAGTCAAAGACTGGATCCAAGTGACCTGCTTATTACTGCTGACCAGCTTTatacttttcacattttttcatcTGCTTTGTACCTTTGTGGAGCCAGCATCCCGCAGAATGGCCAACCTGACATTCTGCATCTGGATCTTGGGTCAGTGTCTTTCCTTCTTCTCCTTTATTTTGCTAAGTGACCTAATTTTGGTGTTTGCAAAACACCTGGTGAATAAATGCAACATACCTTGTTCTTGGAACCTTTTGAATCCAGCAAACACAAGCAGTGAAAAGTATGATTCAGAGAAAGTGTCACCAAAGGAGGGAATAAAAGTTCCAAATATTTGTCTAATTGATGCTGTTGCTAGAAACCAGTTACTTTTCTTCCTGCAATCAAATGTTATCACCGGTGTGGTCAATATGTCGATTGATACCATCCACAGTGGCACTTCCTTTTCTTTAGCTGTTCTTCTCCTGTACATGTTTTGTAACTGtttgattatatattttttacatatcAAAAATATTACTTTAAAATTTTGGTGA